A DNA window from Coffea arabica cultivar ET-39 chromosome 6c, Coffea Arabica ET-39 HiFi, whole genome shotgun sequence contains the following coding sequences:
- the LOC140008143 gene encoding uncharacterized protein — MKNFFQNIGVWNIVETGYTEPIEGKELSSDAVKELEKNRQLDCKAMYYLNTQVQLHVAKKFIHAKSAKEAWTILVNSNRGAANVRKIRLQELRRQFELAQMKSTESVKDFIGTIKEIVNDMESNGENLEEVRVVEKVLRSLTTKFHTKKTVLEATKDLDNLSLDELEGELLTYEISLNQQTSDTVEEVLQAKVDHPKGKEGVNRMDTNQRGQNFRGRERGGKGNFRGRGRGNYSYQPRNNFNGDQENSQQQSQRNNFQRRDRSNVQCYNCGKIGHYQSECWSNEEVYAKVAENSCDREETLLFSSSTSEESMKNDWFIDSGCRNHMCGKKEMFSDLDESFHASVRFGNNEKVPVLGKGKIRIILQDGSSNYISDVFYVPSL, encoded by the coding sequence ATGaagaattttttccaaaatattggAGTTTGGAATATTGTCGAAACAGGATATACGGAGCCGATAGAAGGTAAAGAATTATCAAGTGATGCAGTTAAAGAATTAGAGAAAAATAGACAGTTGGATTGCAAGGCAATGTACTATCTCAACACTCAAGTCCAGTTGCATGTTGCCAAAAAATTTATACATGCAAAGTCGGCAAAAGAGGCTTGGACAATTTTGGTGAACTCAAATCGAGGTGCTGCTAACGTGAGAAAAATCAGATTGCAGGAACTTAGGAGACAATTTGAGTTGGCCCAAATGAAATCCACGGAGTCAGTTAAAGATTTTATTGGCACAATTAAAGAAATTGTCAATGATATGGAGTCCAATGGTGAGAATTTGGAAGAGGTTAGAGTTGTTGAAAAAGTTCTAAGATCTCTAACtaccaaatttcacaccaaGAAGACGGTCCTTGAAGCCACAAAAGACCTTGACAATTTGTCACTTGATGAATTGGAAGGTGAATTGCTGACGTATGAGATATCCCTGAATCAGCAGACATCGGATACAGTAGAGGAGGTGTTACAAGCCAAGGTAGATCacccaaaaggaaaagagggggTGAATCGTATGGACACAAATCAAAGGGGCCAGAATTTCAGAGGTAGAGAACGTGGAGGCAAAGGTAACTTTCGTGGTCGTGGAAGAGGTAATTATAGTTACCAACCTAGAAATAATTTTAATGGGGATCAGGAAAATAGTCAACAACAAAgtcaaagaaataattttcaaaggcGTGATAGATCTAATGTCCAATGTTATAATTGTGGTAAAATTGGTCATTATCAGAGTGAATGTTGGTCCAATGAAGAGGTGTATGCTAAAGTGGCTGAAAATAGTTGTGATAGAGAGGAGACCTTGTTATTTTCTAGTTCTACATCTGAAGAGTCTATGAAGAATGATTGGTTTATTGATTCTGGTTGTCGTAATCATATGTGTGGTAAAAAGGAGATGTTTTCTGACTTGGATGAATCTTTTCATGCATCTGTGAGATTTGGAAACAATGAAAAAGTGCCTGTTCTTGGCAAAGGAAAAATCAGAATTATCTTGCAAGATGGGTCTTCAAATTATATTTCTGATGTTTTCTATGTGCCAAGTTTATAG